From a region of the Rhipicephalus microplus isolate Deutch F79 unplaced genomic scaffold, USDA_Rmic scaffold_13, whole genome shotgun sequence genome:
- the LOC142784000 gene encoding uncharacterized protein LOC142784000 encodes MKAVLAHDVQVLYSLHGRKGKRAFVNLRLCRLVTDVICQKAGCDQAEALNFIKRWLPGSGDRCGGRKRRFREAFVVEQPDDPHSQSADYRLLAAAGFLPSHSSQGLDSTTVTVPPTQPDLQ; translated from the exons atgaaggctgtattggcacatgacgtgcaagtgctgtacagccttcatggcagaaaagggaaaagggccttcgtgaacctgaggctctgtagattagtgacag atgtcatctgccaaaaagcagggtgcgaccaggcggaggccctcaactttattaagaggtggctgccagggtctggtgatcgctgtgggggcaggaagcggcgcttcagagaagcatttgttgtggagcagcccgatgatccccactctcagagtgcagattatcggctgctcgcagcagctggcttcctgcccagccacagcagccagggccttgacagcaccactgtcactgtgcccccaacgcaacctgacctgcagtag